The Roseicyclus marinus genome has a segment encoding these proteins:
- a CDS encoding MBOAT family O-acyltransferase, whose protein sequence is MSYATLTFWIFLIISLAGLSLSPARLRGIWLTIVSLWFYASVDPMRLAWLGGVTGLTLWAAGIWHPPYARAVRSTAIALLVMLLIWAKFSDAMGLPDPKAPPGLSFLVFTAIALIVETARRGTAWSVPESVLHLVWFPKILAGPIERPGDLIAQFPAIGIRPGLMGLGVAFIVTGLVKKLVIANALAPVVDAAYAIPSFATPVDLLVATYAFAFQIYCDFSGYADLALGLSALVGLRLSRNFAQPYLSPTVTEFWAERWHITLGRWFRDYVYIPLGGSRRGRPRQMANLMLVFLLSGIWHAGLGYGVGWGFLIWGVLNGALVIAELWVPRPKGRLAHILRTVLTFHLILVTWVFFRAETPSDAVTILMRISAILSDLPRILPTYPFTPDQRFGAVLVAMLLVLEILNQPRPLAERIAQAPLPLRWAGLYIGMAALLLFGRWQDAEFIYAGF, encoded by the coding sequence GTGTCCTATGCCACGCTCACTTTCTGGATTTTCCTGATCATCTCTCTCGCCGGGCTGTCCCTGAGCCCTGCCCGATTGCGCGGCATCTGGCTCACCATCGTCAGTCTTTGGTTCTATGCAAGCGTTGATCCGATGCGGCTTGCGTGGCTTGGAGGCGTGACCGGTCTCACGCTCTGGGCTGCGGGCATCTGGCACCCCCCCTATGCACGAGCCGTGCGGAGCACGGCGATCGCTCTTCTGGTGATGCTCCTCATCTGGGCGAAGTTTTCCGATGCAATGGGCCTTCCCGATCCGAAGGCGCCTCCAGGGCTGTCGTTTCTGGTCTTCACCGCCATCGCCCTGATCGTTGAAACCGCGCGGCGCGGCACCGCTTGGTCAGTCCCGGAGAGCGTGCTGCACCTGGTCTGGTTCCCCAAGATTCTGGCTGGGCCGATCGAAAGACCCGGAGACCTGATCGCGCAGTTTCCGGCTATCGGCATCCGGCCCGGTCTGATGGGGCTGGGTGTCGCCTTCATCGTCACCGGATTGGTGAAGAAACTGGTGATCGCCAATGCCCTCGCCCCGGTCGTCGATGCCGCCTATGCCATCCCTAGCTTTGCGACACCTGTCGACCTGCTGGTTGCGACATATGCCTTTGCCTTCCAGATCTACTGCGATTTCTCGGGCTATGCCGACCTTGCACTTGGGCTGTCTGCCTTGGTTGGCCTTCGACTGTCCCGCAACTTTGCCCAACCCTATCTGTCGCCCACCGTGACCGAATTCTGGGCGGAACGTTGGCATATCACCTTGGGGCGTTGGTTCCGCGATTACGTCTACATACCCCTGGGTGGCAGCCGCCGGGGACGGCCGAGGCAGATGGCCAACCTGATGCTCGTGTTCCTGTTGTCCGGTATCTGGCATGCCGGACTGGGCTATGGGGTCGGCTGGGGCTTCTTGATCTGGGGCGTGTTGAACGGCGCGCTGGTGATCGCCGAGTTGTGGGTGCCGCGCCCGAAGGGTCGGTTGGCGCACATCCTGCGCACGGTCCTGACCTTCCATCTGATCCTCGTCACATGGGTCTTCTTCCGTGCGGAAACGCCGTCCGATGCCGTGACGATCCTGATGCGCATCAGCGCGATCCTTTCGGACCTTCCTCGGATTTTGCCGACATATCCTTTCACGCCGGATCAACGCTTCGGAGCCGTCCTTGTCGCCATGCTGCTGGTGTTGGAAATCCTGAACCAGCCCCGACCTCTGGCAGAGCGGATCGCACAGGCCCCTTTGCCGCTGCGTTGGGCCGGGCTCTACATCGGCATGGCGGCCCTGCTGCTCTTTGGGCGGTGGCAAGACGCGGAATTCATCTATGCAGGCTTCTGA
- a CDS encoding DUF3775 domain-containing protein, with translation MTLSTNDPSLDLNIPVTTVEVIIDLARNLQGKVEASLFGTEAADPDDFEIDILEDRGVDPAEIAFKTFIEDLTEDAQIDLVALTWLGRDDGDWFELRRLAAERREITTSDYLRSLPLLADYLAGGLAAYEAFFDTAIEGHPI, from the coding sequence ATGACCCTTTCAACCAATGACCCCTCCCTCGACCTGAATATCCCGGTCACGACCGTTGAGGTGATCATCGATTTGGCACGCAACCTTCAGGGCAAGGTGGAAGCATCACTTTTCGGCACTGAAGCTGCCGATCCGGATGACTTCGAAATCGATATTCTCGAGGACCGCGGTGTCGATCCCGCAGAAATCGCCTTCAAGACCTTCATCGAGGACCTCACCGAAGATGCTCAGATCGATCTCGTGGCTTTGACCTGGCTAGGTCGAGACGACGGGGACTGGTTCGAGCTTCGAAGATTGGCGGCGGAGCGGCGGGAGATCACCACGAGCGATTACCTCAGGTCCTTGCCGTTGCTCGCGGATTATCTGGCCGGTGGTCTTGCAGCCTACGAGGCATTCTTTGACACGGCGATCGAGGGACATCCGATTTGA